Genomic segment of Thiomonas sp. FB-Cd:
TGTGCAGGTGCTGGTGCTCGCACGCGAGATGAAGCTGCTCAAACTCGGACACATTGCGCTGGACGGCACCAAGATCGACGCCAACGCCAGCAAGCACAAGGCGCTGTCGTGGGCGCATGCCAACAAGATTGAGGCGCAGTTGCGCGAGGAAGTCCAGGGCCTGCTGGCGCTGGCGGAGACGAGCGATCGCGCCAGCGCGCCCGACGGCATGGATGTGCCCGCCGAGATCGCCCGGCGGGAGGATCGCCTCAGAGCCATTGCGCAGGCCAAGGCCAAGATCGCGCAGCGCGCAGCCGAACGCTTCAAGACGGAGCAGCAGGAGTTCGAGGCCAAGCAGGCCAAGCGCCAGGCCCAGCGCGACGCGGGCAAGAAACCCCGCGGCAAGGACCCCGAGCCGCCCCAGGCGGGTCCCATGGACAGCGACCAAGTCAACCTCACGGATGAGGAGTCACGCATCATGCCCGTGTCGGGCGGGAGCTTCGAGCAGAGTTACAACGCCCAAGCCGGCGTGGACACCCAGACGATGATGGTGATCACCCGGCATGTGAGCCAGGCGCCCAACGACAAGCGCGAAGTCGTGCCCACGCTGGAGCAGATTGTGGCGTTGCCTGCGGTGCTGGGCGAGGTGCAGTCCCTGATTGCGGACAACGGCTACTGCAGCCAGGCCAACGTGATCGCCTGCGGCGATGCCGGGGTCGAGCCGCTGCTGGCGCTCAAGAGGCAGTCGCATCACACGCCCGTGATGGAGCGCTTCGCATCCGATGCGCCCGACCCTCAGACGACGGATGCGGTGGAGCGGATGGCGCACCGGCTGCGCACACAGGCTGGGCGAGCCCTCTACAGCTTGCGCAAGCAGACGGTGGAGCCGGTGTTCGGCATCATCAAGCGGGTGATGGGCTGGCGCCAGATGAGCCTGCGTGGGCTGGCCAAAGCGCAAGGCGAGTGGAGCTTGGTGACCATGGCCTGGAACATCAAGCGCATGTACGTGCTGCGCGCGGCGTGAGGGAAAATGCGCCCCAATCACGCTAAAACCGAGTCCTCAGGCGGCCTCATGCCCCCTCACTGCGCCGCCTGAACCCTCCAGAACACTCGATCAGCGCGCCGCCGTCCAAAAAAACGCGCCGCACTGATTATCCGGGTTCGCTCGAACTCAAGTCCGACAGACTCCTAGGGCCGCGCCAACAGAGCCGTACTCGGGAGCAGCAACGGATTCAAGCAATTTGAGATGTCAGGGGAAGGACCCTCGCGCATGGGACGATTGCGTTGGTACAGTGCATTACGTCAACGGTAACGTCTACGATGGAGAGTTTCGTCACGGGCTTCGTTCGGGGTACGGTGTTCTGGTAATCAATGCGATTGGCGCCTCTGATAGGGCAAACATCATGGCGCGAGTTCCGTCGATTTATATTGGGGAGTTCGAGCGTAATCGCTTGAATGGTGCGGGAATTATTTTTGAGAAGGCAACTCATATTGCGTATAGTGGTACTTTTGTAGACAATTTTCCGTTTGGCCCGTATGGGAAAATAAATTGTGACTCAACGGCGGCGCCGTCGACATGGAATGGTTGCTTCGGTGTTGTGCGTTATCCCAATGGAAATATTTATTTTGGCGAATTTAGAAACGGTGAGCGCTCGGGATTGGGACTGATAAAAATCATGGCGCGTGGCGTCACAACTGCGCAGAACATCGCTACACCGACGCCCGGCCTTTACGTTGGGCAGTTTCGCGGTGGCCTCATGAATGGGCAGGGCGTGTTGCTCACCCAAGACAGCGGAGTCTTTGGGCGTTTTGTGGATAATCGCTACGTAAGACAATGACGTCCGCCTAGCCTGCAGGCTGTCGTAAGCGGGGACAGCAAGGATGGAGCGCGTGACGTTCCAGGGGCGGGTCGACTAGGGATGGGAATCCTGGGTCGCCTTCACGAAGAAACGAACAGTCTTCGCTGGACGCGACGCCGTCCGCCCGCGGGCTCGTCTAGGTGATGGCCAATGGTGCCGTCGGGCCTGGTGTCCGAAATGGCGCGCTGGTCGATGGCGAAAGTGCCGCCCGTTGCCCGGCACGGTCGTCACAGTGATGCCACCTAGCGTGCACGCGTGGTGCTCGCATCGGTGCCACCCCGGGCATCCCGGCGATGCACAGGGAGCGCTAAGTCATGGCCTTCGAGGGAGCGCGAGGGCTGTTGCGCTCGTGCCAAGCCGCCACCGCGGGACGCATCCTCCAGCAGCCGACACAGGTTTGATGCACGAGCCTCCTGTATGAGTTCGCGGACCTGGTCTGCGGACATGCCACTGATGGCCGTGGCTACGCCGGGGCTCTCTTGGTCGCAGTAGCAGTAGGACTCGCTCATGTCTTTGCTCTCACTCGCAGGGGCTCCACCGTGGGCAAGGAGACGCCAGCAGGTCGGCGCATCCTCCGCAGCTGGCCTTGCGCATGAAGGCTCTTCGCGGTGGCAAGCATGCGGCCAAGCTCGCCTGCTTCATTGCGAGCAGGTCAGGGACGTCGCTCTCGCGGTCGCTTGAGGTCATTGCGCGCTCCATTGGCTTCGAGTGTGGGGTTGCGCATTTGACCGGTTCGAGGCCGAGATAGTGGCGAGTGAGTTGCCCAAGTGCCTGTGCATTCTTGGCGCGCTTGGCACAGGTCCGGCCGTCCAACTCGGTGACCTTGACACCATCATCGCTGGCGCCTTGAATCAAAAAATAGGTTTTTGGGATTCGGGTGCGTTCCTTGCGGAAGTCTTTCCAATACGAGAGCGCCAATACGACGACCGCGATGACGCTTTCCTCAGCGACCAGGACGTCGTAGATGTGGTGATTGAGGCTCTCAAACTCGCGCTTGGAGCGCTCGATATAGGGCTCTGGAAGCAAGTCCGCTTCGACTGCTCGGGTGAGGAGCGACTGAACTGCATTGCTCTCGTCAGCGGAAAGACAGGTTTGGAATTGAAGTCCGCCGTACTCGTTTCGGGTAACCGGTCGGGAGTTGGTGGTGAGGGAGTTGAGCAGGGTCATCGTGTCGTCCTTTCGTGAAGTGGGACGACGTGTAGACACGGGCTTTATTCCTTCGACAACTAAGGCACCGGCACGGGTATCAACGGCTGCATAACAGACGGTTGCAGCACTGCTTCCGGGCCTTCAGGCAAAATAGCACAACAAAACTCACTAGGCGCTGAAAAAGCGCAGGGCAGTCGCTCAAAAAATTGCGTCAAGGGTGGTGAGTCAGTCCGATTGGGTGACAAACTGTTGGCAACGACACCATATTGAGTCAGTTCAGGGCAATGGGTCGACTAGGTCATGAACCACCAGAATCGGCAGGAGTACTCCTAGTCACTTACCAGGCTTGGGTTGCAATCGATTTAGCACAAGGCTGGCAACGTAGCTCACGCCAGGCTCGGCACCAACACACAACTCCGGCCATTGTAAGAGACTACGAGTTCACTCAATGTTATAACAGTTGGCATAATTTATAACAACAAATTCAAAAAAATTATTCCAATAGCATTGTAGTTACGGAGCCAGAGGAATCGTTCAAAAGACGAATCTGCTAATTGAGCCGCAAATGGAAAACTTCAGATTGCTATTTTCATTGATTGCTGCGATTACAGCGCTCACTCTTTCGTCATGCGCAACGCGCCCTGCGAGAGACACGAGCGACCAAAATCAAGCACTTAACAATCCTTGCGACCAACCACCGAATTGGGCTGCGATTTCCGCCGCTTTTGCGGCGAGCCCCCCAGGTGGAGATTTCTTTACCGAACTCGGTGCGGCCAATCGAGAATTAGGTCGAGAGAGAGACGAGCGAGCGCAATGCCAAGTCGCTTTAGCGGAAGAGAGGAAGGCTGTCGCCGAGCGGTCCATTCAGGAGAGCGTTGACAAATCATACAAGGCAATGCAAACCACGCCTCAAGCGGCAAATGTACAAACAGGACCCGATAGAAAAAACTCGGATGTTCCAATGCAACAAAATCTGCCTAATCTACGCTGCCGAGGTGAAGCCCCAGGCACTTGGGACAACTGTGTGGGCACTGTGCGATACCACAACGGAAACGTCTACGATGGAGAGTTTCATCAGGGAGAGCGCTCAGGTTATGGCGTGTTAGTGATAAATGCCATAGGAAAGTCTAACGAGGACAATATTATGGCTGATGAGCCATCGGTTTACATTGGTCAGTTTAAAGACGGGAGATTGAACGGCCAAGGAATAGTATTCAACAAAGTCACACATCGAGCAATCGGCGGCCCCTTCAGAAATAATATATTTGAGGGTACATCGAATTCAGTAAGCTGCAAATCGCGCAGTCCCGCAGACTGGGATGGATGTTTTGGCGTTCAGAGTTACCCTAATGGCAATATCTATTTCGGCGAATTCAGCGGCGGACTTCGCTCGGGCTTGGGTCTTATAAAAATAATGGCGCGAGGACTTTCAAATCCGCAGAACATCGCAACATCATCGCCCGGTCTTTACGTCGGGCATTTCCTTCGCGGAAAAATTAATGGCCGCGGAATGTTACTCACATCCACAGGCGGTTATTTCGGATTTTTCATTAACAATGCATATGTTGGTCAAGATGCAATTCAGTATCGACGACTTGTTCATTAGGCCGTACTTGTAGACCCCATGGAAGGCCCCTTGAATAGAGGCCCGAGGGTAGCTGCATTCGATTGCTTGGCAAATTCAAGAAGCCGACGCACCCTCAAAAGGGACATTGGGACTGGTGACTACACAAGACATCACCTGTCACCAATGTCGTCACCATGCACCTCAAATTCCGCCGCAACCAGGCGCTTCTCTACCGCTCAACCTGGGTTCCAAAGGGAGCCCAGGGCAACACCCACGGCTACTCGCGCCAGTCATATCTCGGCAGCATCCCCCTCACCGCTGCAGCCATCCCGGACGCCCTGCAGTCAAAGCTAACTGCAGACGAACTCGCCTTTGTTGAATCCAAAATCTGCGGTCCCGCCAGGCAGCGTGCGGCGGAAGAACAACGGGCTGCCGAGCTATGTGAGCGTGACCCAGGGTGGCGGATAGAAGAAGCGCAGCGGCTGTTGGGTGAGGCAGCCGACCGCAGTGCTGGGCAACCCATTTGTGCCGCCATCCTGGACCGTGTGCACCGGAGTTCGACATCGGAACCCCCGAAAACCGGCTTTTTCGGGTGTGCCGTCTATAAGGATCAAGGACTTGCAAGCGTCTTTCGCGGGTCGCGTGTAATGGCAACGATGTAACCTTAATGTACGGGCAGCACTTGCTCCGCTGTGGTGTACACTTGTGCTGCGATGTTCCTCAAGTTCACCCAGTCCAAGGGGCGCCGATACGTGCAGCTCGTCGAGGCTTTCCGCGACGAGACCGGTCACCCGCGCCAACGCACGGTGGCCACGCTGGGGCGGCTCGACGAGGAAGGGGGCACGGTCGACGCCATGCTCAACCGCCTGGCGCAAGCCAAGGGTCGCCGGCTCGATGGGGCCGAGTCGGCCGCGCCGCAGGTGCAGTTCGAGTCGGCGCTGGCCCTGGGTGATGTCTGGGCACTGGATCAGCTCTGGCGCGAACTCGGCTTCACCGAGCTGGCCGCCGTGTTCCGACGCGCGCGCTTCACCGCGCCGGTGGAGGCGGCGATCCGCGCCATGGTGTTCAACCGGCTGTGCGATGCGGATTCGAAGCTCGGGGTGCTGCGGTGGCTGAAGACGGTGAGCATGCCCGGCCTCAGCGCCGATGACCTGAGCCACCAGCAACTGCTGCGCGCGATGGACGCCCTGATGGACCACCGTGACGCCGTCGACACCTGCGTGGCAGGTCTCTTGCGCCCACTGATTGACCAGGAGCTCTCCCTGGTGTTCTACGACCTCACCACCATCCGCACCGAGGGTCTGAGCGAGCAGGAGGGGGACGTGCGCCGGTTCGGCATGGCCAAGGAGGGCATCGTCGCGCGCCAGTTCATGCTGGGCGTGGTGCAGACGGCCGACGGCATGCCCATCCACCACGAGGTGTTCGAGGGCAACCAGGCCGAGGCGCCCACGCTGCTGCCCACACTCAAGAAGGTGCTGGCGCGCTACGGCTACATCCGCCGCCTGGTGGTCGTGGCCGACCGCGGCCTGCTGTCTCTGGACAACGTCGAGGAGCTGCGCCGCATCACCCTGCCCGACGGCCAGTCGCTGGAGTTCATCCTGGCCGTGCCGGGGCGTCGCTACGGAGAGTTCACCGAAATTCTGCAGGCATTCCAGGGCAAGGCCCGGGAGGCCAGCAGCGAGATCATCGACGAAGCCCGCTGGCACGACCTGCGCTTGGTCGTGGCGCATAACCCAGCCCAAGCCGCGGAGCAGACGCAGCGGAGGCGCGAGCGCGTCAAGGAACTGGAGACGCGCGCCATCCAACTGTCCGGCAAGCTCGACGGCCAGGACACCGGCGTCAAGAGCCGTGGGCGCCCCCTGTCCGACGGCGGCGCCACGGCGCGGTTCTATCACGAGGTCAGCGAGTCGCACCTGCTGCGCATCGTGCGCGTCGACCTCAAGAGCCCGCAGTTCGCCTACAGCCTCGACGAAGAGGCGCTGGCGCGCGCCGAGCTGATGGACGGCAAGCTGCTGCTGGTGACCAACGTGGCCGACCTCGCGCCCAAGGAGGTCGTGGCCAGCTACAAGGCCCTGGCCGACATCGAGCGCGGCTTCCGGGTCCTCAAATCCGAAATCGAGATCGCGCCGGTGTTCCACCGGCTGCCCGATCGTATCCGCGCCCACGCGATGCTGTGTTTCATCGCCCTGATCCTGTACCGGGTCATGCGCAGCCGTCTCAAGCTCGCAGGCGCCGAGGTCTCCCCGGAGCGCGCGCTCGAACAACTGCGCGCCATCCAGCGTCACCGCGTTCGCATCAACGACGCCGAGCCCATCGACGGCATCTCCACCATCGACGCCAACCAAGCGCATCTCTTTCAGGCCCTCAAACTGCCCAAGCCGACCCG
This window contains:
- a CDS encoding IS1634 family transposase; translation: MFLKFTQSKGRRYVQLVEAFRDETGHPRQRTVATLGRLDEEGGTVDAMLNRLAQAKGRRLDGAESAAPQVQFESALALGDVWALDQLWRELGFTELAAVFRRARFTAPVEAAIRAMVFNRLCDADSKLGVLRWLKTVSMPGLSADDLSHQQLLRAMDALMDHRDAVDTCVAGLLRPLIDQELSLVFYDLTTIRTEGLSEQEGDVRRFGMAKEGIVARQFMLGVVQTADGMPIHHEVFEGNQAEAPTLLPTLKKVLARYGYIRRLVVVADRGLLSLDNVEELRRITLPDGQSLEFILAVPGRRYGEFTEILQAFQGKAREASSEIIDEARWHDLRLVVAHNPAQAAEQTQRRRERVKELETRAIQLSGKLDGQDTGVKSRGRPLSDGGATARFYHEVSESHLLRIVRVDLKSPQFAYSLDEEALARAELMDGKLLLVTNVADLAPKEVVASYKALADIERGFRVLKSEIEIAPVFHRLPDRIRAHAMLCFIALILYRVMRSRLKLAGAEVSPERALEQLRAIQRHRVRINDAEPIDGISTIDANQAHLFQALKLPKPTRDAQMTLL
- a CDS encoding transposase, with the protein product VQVLVLAREMKLLKLGHIALDGTKIDANASKHKALSWAHANKIEAQLREEVQGLLALAETSDRASAPDGMDVPAEIARREDRLRAIAQAKAKIAQRAAERFKTEQQEFEAKQAKRQAQRDAGKKPRGKDPEPPQAGPMDSDQVNLTDEESRIMPVSGGSFEQSYNAQAGVDTQTMMVITRHVSQAPNDKREVVPTLEQIVALPAVLGEVQSLIADNGYCSQANVIACGDAGVEPLLALKRQSHHTPVMERFASDAPDPQTTDAVERMAHRLRTQAGRALYSLRKQTVEPVFGIIKRVMGWRQMSLRGLAKAQGEWSLVTMAWNIKRMYVLRAA